A genomic window from Bacteroidales bacterium includes:
- the porQ gene encoding type IX secretion system protein PorQ has translation MFKYKLILVLIIIPFLSFSQIGGSGVYDFLNLTNSARVASLGGKNISIYDDDLNFAHHNPALLNPDMNNRIILNYINYFAGINFGYAGYAFDKGKYGTFSAGIQYVNYGTFIAADETGIITGEFKASDYALNLIWSKEVYPNISAGVNLKPIYSYLEQYNSFGIAADIGVTYFKKEKEFAVSLLMKNIGTQIKPYYSDHYEPLPTDIQIGVSKKLAHAPFRVSFTAHHLNKWNLMYEVPQKVTQISFAGEEEKVRGENLYNILDNTMRHLIIGVDLIPLKSFYATLAYNHQRRQEMKLLDKAGFVGFSWGFGIKLKKFGVSFGRASYHQAGGSNHFSVYFDLESMGKKKNIEVN, from the coding sequence ATGTTCAAGTATAAATTAATATTAGTGTTAATCATTATTCCATTTTTATCCTTTTCTCAAATAGGAGGATCAGGAGTATATGATTTTTTGAATCTTACGAATTCTGCAAGAGTTGCTTCTCTTGGCGGCAAGAACATATCAATTTATGATGATGATTTGAATTTTGCACATCATAATCCTGCATTATTGAATCCCGATATGAATAATCGAATCATATTAAACTATATTAACTACTTTGCAGGAATTAATTTCGGTTATGCCGGATATGCATTCGATAAAGGAAAATACGGAACATTTTCAGCAGGTATTCAATATGTTAATTACGGAACTTTTATTGCAGCAGATGAAACGGGTATCATAACCGGTGAATTCAAAGCCTCTGATTATGCATTAAATTTGATTTGGTCAAAAGAAGTATATCCTAACATTAGTGCAGGTGTTAATCTTAAACCGATCTATTCATATCTTGAGCAATATAATTCTTTTGGTATTGCAGCTGATATTGGTGTAACTTATTTTAAAAAGGAAAAAGAATTTGCAGTATCCTTACTAATGAAAAATATCGGAACACAGATTAAACCATATTACAGCGATCATTATGAACCGCTTCCGACAGATATTCAAATAGGTGTTTCTAAAAAATTGGCTCATGCTCCTTTCAGAGTAAGTTTCACTGCACACCATCTTAACAAATGGAACTTAATGTACGAAGTACCTCAAAAAGTTACGCAAATATCCTTTGCCGGTGAAGAGGAAAAAGTTCGAGGTGAAAATTTATATAATATTTTGGATAATACAATGCGACATCTTATTATTGGGGTAGATTTAATTCCTTTAAAAAGTTTTTACGCAACTTTAGCTTATAACCATCAAAGAAGACAAGAAATGAAACTGCTTGATAAAGCAGGATTTGTCGGTTTTTCTTGGGGTTTTGGAATTAAACTAAAAAAGTTCGGTGTAAGTTTCGGAAGAGCAAGTTATCATCAAGCCGGCGGTTCAAATCATTTTTCGGTTTATTTTGATCTTGAATCAATGGGGAAGAAAAAGAATATTGAAGTGAATTAG
- a CDS encoding M3 family oligoendopeptidase, with protein sequence MKIERNYINKDIIIKSKDSVLTYLDDLKDRDINSTEDLNRWWKDKSETEAFLEENMAWRYIKMSCDTSDKKLSESFNFFVTEIEPVVSEYSDIFDKKLINNKFTNKLNKDKFSIPLKKIKRSIKLFRKENIPIFSELQKKEREFGAISGAMTVNYNDKEMTLQEAGNFLKDTDRSIRKEVYEMIGNRRLKDSEKLNDLLSELITKRHKVAKNAGFDNYRDYMHSALKRFDYSVDDCISFQNSIKETVLPIIDDIHMQRKEKLKYDTLKPYDTSVDVDLKPPLKPFKDGNQLTDKAIEVFSKVRPKYGEYLKIMKENSFLDLDSRKGKAPGGFNYPLYESNIPFIFMNATGNQRDLETMMHEGGHAVHSFLSSGLELVDFKELPSEVAELASMSMELITSKYWDVFYKDTDELKRAKRTHLEGVISVLPWIAIVDKFQHQLYLNPDHNSKERKDIWVQISDEFSSTMIDWTGYEMFHEHLWQRQLHIFEVPFYYIEYGIAQLGAVAVWRNFKKNPEKALNMLENALKLGYSKSIPEIYKTAGIEFNFSKEYIAELMGFVKDELGKL encoded by the coding sequence ATGAAAATTGAAAGAAATTACATAAACAAAGATATTATTATCAAATCTAAAGATTCTGTCTTAACTTATTTAGATGATTTAAAAGACAGAGACATTAACTCAACGGAAGATTTGAACAGATGGTGGAAAGACAAAAGTGAAACAGAAGCTTTTCTTGAAGAAAATATGGCGTGGAGATATATTAAAATGAGCTGTGATACCTCTGATAAAAAACTCTCTGAAAGTTTTAATTTTTTTGTAACAGAAATTGAACCGGTTGTTTCCGAATATTCTGATATTTTTGATAAGAAGCTGATTAATAATAAGTTCACAAATAAATTAAACAAAGATAAATTTTCAATACCTCTGAAAAAAATTAAACGTTCAATTAAGCTTTTTCGAAAAGAAAATATTCCGATTTTCTCTGAACTTCAGAAAAAAGAAAGAGAATTCGGAGCAATTTCCGGAGCAATGACTGTTAATTATAATGATAAAGAAATGACTTTGCAAGAAGCCGGCAATTTTTTGAAAGACACTGACAGAAGTATAAGAAAGGAAGTGTATGAAATGATAGGGAACAGAAGATTAAAAGATTCCGAGAAGTTGAACGATTTACTAAGCGAGTTGATTACTAAAAGGCACAAAGTTGCAAAAAATGCCGGTTTTGATAATTACAGAGATTATATGCATTCGGCTTTGAAAAGGTTTGATTACTCTGTTGATGACTGCATAAGTTTCCAAAATTCAATCAAAGAAACAGTATTGCCGATTATTGATGATATTCATATGCAAAGGAAAGAAAAATTAAAATATGATACTTTAAAGCCTTATGATACTTCAGTTGATGTTGATTTGAAACCACCGTTAAAACCTTTTAAAGACGGAAATCAGTTGACAGATAAAGCTATAGAAGTTTTCAGCAAAGTCAGGCCCAAGTATGGTGAGTATTTAAAGATTATGAAAGAGAATTCCTTTTTAGATTTAGATTCTCGCAAAGGAAAAGCACCCGGAGGATTTAATTATCCTTTGTATGAAAGTAATATTCCCTTTATTTTCATGAACGCAACAGGTAATCAAAGAGATTTGGAAACAATGATGCACGAAGGCGGTCATGCTGTTCATTCTTTTTTAAGCAGCGGTCTTGAATTAGTAGATTTTAAAGAACTTCCCTCTGAAGTTGCCGAATTGGCATCAATGTCAATGGAACTGATAACATCCAAGTATTGGGATGTGTTTTACAAAGATACTGATGAATTGAAAAGAGCAAAACGAACTCATCTTGAGGGTGTTATCTCTGTACTGCCATGGATAGCAATTGTAGATAAATTTCAACATCAATTATATTTAAATCCTGATCACAACTCTAAGGAAAGAAAAGATATATGGGTTCAAATATCTGATGAATTCAGCAGTACGATGATTGATTGGACAGGATATGAGATGTTTCACGAACATTTGTGGCAAAGGCAATTGCATATATTCGAAGTTCCTTTTTATTATATTGAATACGGTATAGCTCAATTAGGTGCTGTTGCGGTTTGGAGAAATTTTAAGAAAAATCCCGAGAAAGCATTAAATATGTTAGAAAATGCCCTGAAATTAGGATATTCAAAATCAATACCTGAAATATATAAAACTGCCGGAATAGAATTTAATTTCAGTAAAGAATATATTGCTGAATTGATGGGTTTTGTGAAAGATGAATTAGGGAAGTTATAA
- a CDS encoding PorT family protein — MKKIAIIMLILLTGIVSGFSQRWNKVQNRRFLDQKKIHFGFTVGINTSDFYIRNSDTFFDTAVIKEVYSIENSQNPGFHLGPISNVRLGKYFDIRLLINLSFTQRNLEYLRLRENQNGEEYFSTHTMKLSSTFLEFPLLLKYKSKRINNYRMYLIGGISPRLDLAAKKKIPEELQPMIRLQQPDIYGEFGSGIDFYLPYFKFSTEIKMGVGINNMAVPDNSEFTGAMKYLRSKIFMISFHFEG; from the coding sequence ATGAAGAAGATAGCCATAATTATGCTTATATTGTTGACGGGAATTGTTTCCGGTTTTTCTCAAAGGTGGAACAAAGTTCAGAATAGAAGATTTCTTGATCAAAAAAAAATACATTTTGGTTTTACTGTAGGAATAAATACTTCTGATTTTTATATCAGAAATTCTGATACATTTTTTGATACAGCTGTAATAAAAGAAGTTTACAGTATTGAAAACAGCCAAAACCCCGGATTTCATCTGGGTCCGATATCAAATGTCAGGCTCGGAAAGTATTTTGATATCCGTTTATTAATAAACCTTTCGTTTACACAAAGGAATTTAGAATATTTAAGATTGAGAGAAAATCAAAATGGTGAAGAATATTTCAGTACGCACACCATGAAGTTATCCTCAACATTTCTTGAATTTCCCTTATTATTGAAGTATAAATCAAAACGAATAAATAATTACAGGATGTATTTAATAGGAGGTATAAGTCCGAGGTTAGACCTTGCTGCAAAGAAAAAAATTCCGGAAGAACTACAGCCTATGATACGCTTGCAACAACCGGATATTTACGGAGAGTTTGGTTCGGGCATTGACTTTTACTTGCCTTATTTTAAATTTTCTACTGAGATAAAAATGGGTGTCGGTATAAACAATATGGCAGTTCCTGATAATTCGGAATTCACGGGTGCAATGAAATATCTTAGATCAAAAATATTTATGATATCTTTTCATTTTGAGGGGTAA
- a CDS encoding NAD(P)/FAD-dependent oxidoreductase, producing MQKVINISISPKRASDEKYYKVDAAEYLNIKVEEITGIEILKKSIDARKKFIKVNLQLHVWWGEIFTKEDEFRLKLNNVSAKPEVIVVGAGPAGLFAALKLIENNLKPVIFERGKDVGARKRDIQTLNTNKGVNPDSNYCFGEGGAGTFSDGKLYTRSKKRGDVKRILDIFKYHGASNDILSDAHPHIGTNKLPGIIVKIRETIEEAGGEIHFNSRVEDFIIEEDTIKGIITQHGDKVLGKAVILATGHSARDIFELLHKKNILIEAKPFAMGVRVEHPQDLIDSIQYSCKIRSNYLPAASYSLVSQIEGRGVYSFCMCSGGFIVPAVTAPNEIVVNGMSPSRRNSKFANSGIVVEIRVEDFPEYEKYGVLAGLKFQQTLEHTAFLNGGNGLIAPAQRLHDFVNGKLSPVLPETSYNPGILSSPLHFWLPEHISKRLREGFKYFGKRMRGYLTNEAVVLGVETGTSSPVRITRDKETLQHPQIKNLYPCGEGAGYSGGIISSAVDGERCAGKIV from the coding sequence ATGCAAAAAGTTATTAATATATCAATTTCACCTAAAAGGGCATCCGATGAAAAATATTATAAAGTTGATGCTGCCGAATATCTCAATATTAAAGTTGAAGAAATTACCGGTATTGAAATTTTAAAAAAATCAATTGATGCCCGAAAAAAGTTTATTAAAGTTAATCTGCAACTGCATGTTTGGTGGGGAGAAATATTTACAAAAGAAGATGAATTCAGATTAAAGTTAAATAATGTTTCAGCCAAGCCGGAAGTTATTGTTGTAGGTGCCGGACCGGCCGGACTGTTTGCTGCATTAAAGTTAATTGAGAATAATTTAAAACCTGTTATTTTTGAAAGAGGTAAAGATGTAGGTGCAAGAAAAAGAGATATACAAACTTTAAATACAAATAAAGGAGTTAATCCTGATTCAAATTATTGTTTCGGTGAAGGCGGTGCCGGAACTTTTTCCGACGGTAAACTTTATACACGTTCAAAAAAACGTGGTGATGTTAAGCGAATTTTAGATATATTTAAATACCACGGAGCAAGCAATGATATTCTTTCTGATGCACACCCGCATATCGGTACGAATAAATTGCCCGGAATTATTGTAAAGATAAGAGAGACTATTGAAGAAGCCGGCGGTGAAATTCATTTTAATTCTCGAGTTGAAGATTTCATTATTGAAGAAGACACTATAAAAGGTATTATTACTCAACATGGTGATAAAGTACTCGGAAAAGCAGTAATTTTGGCAACAGGACATTCTGCAAGGGATATTTTTGAGTTACTGCATAAGAAGAATATATTGATTGAAGCCAAACCCTTTGCAATGGGTGTGCGAGTTGAGCATCCTCAAGACCTGATTGACAGCATTCAATACAGTTGCAAAATCAGAAGCAATTATTTGCCGGCAGCAAGCTACAGTTTAGTTTCACAAATAGAGGGCAGGGGAGTGTACTCTTTTTGCATGTGCTCCGGAGGTTTTATTGTCCCTGCCGTTACGGCACCTAACGAGATTGTTGTTAACGGTATGTCGCCCTCAAGACGAAATTCAAAGTTTGCCAATTCAGGAATTGTTGTTGAGATTAGAGTTGAAGATTTTCCCGAATATGAGAAATACGGAGTTCTTGCCGGATTAAAATTTCAACAAACATTGGAACATACGGCATTTTTAAACGGCGGTAACGGCCTTATTGCACCTGCACAACGCCTGCACGACTTTGTAAACGGAAAATTATCTCCTGTTTTACCTGAAACATCTTATAATCCCGGAATACTGTCTTCGCCTTTGCATTTTTGGTTGCCGGAACATATCAGCAAACGTTTACGTGAAGGTTTTAAATATTTCGGAAAACGAATGCGAGGATACTTAACAAATGAAGCTGTTGTTCTCGGTGTAGAAACCGGAACATCATCACCTGTACGAATTACCAGAGATAAAGAAACCTTACAACATCCGCAAATTAAAAATTTATACCCTTGCGGCGAAGGAGCCGGCTATTCCGGAGGTATTATTTCTTCTGCTGTTGATGGTGAGAGATGTGCGGGGAAGATTGTTTAA
- a CDS encoding aspartate aminotransferase family protein produces MITNRQLFFRHVGQTSQAPIALEITKAEGIYLYDVTGKKYIDLVSGVSVCNVGHRHPKVVQAIKDQLDKYMHLMVYGEYIQSPQVKYAKLLTDNLPEKLNSVYFVNSGSEAVEGAMKLAKRYTGRHEIIAFKNAYHGSTHGALSLMNNEELTQAFRPLVPSISFLNFNDVSQLHKITEKTAGVIIEAIQAEGGIIPAKQEFMTKLRERCNKTGTLLIIDEIQTGFGRTGKLFAFEHYNIVPDIIAIAKGMGGGMPIGAFVADKDVLNSLTYEPTLGHITTFGGHPVSAVAALASLEVLTENNLIQEANRKGKIYIDALKDHPKVKSVRGKGLFLAFELAGSDAVEKVINKGIELGFISDPFLFDNTRFRIAPPLTITDDEIYESIGLVREALEYI; encoded by the coding sequence ATGATTACTAACAGGCAACTTTTTTTCCGACATGTAGGGCAAACATCACAAGCTCCTATAGCCCTTGAAATTACCAAAGCTGAAGGTATTTATTTATATGATGTAACCGGCAAAAAATACATTGACCTTGTATCGGGAGTATCAGTTTGTAATGTCGGTCATCGCCATCCGAAAGTTGTTCAAGCAATTAAAGATCAGCTTGATAAATATATGCACTTAATGGTTTACGGGGAATATATCCAAAGCCCGCAAGTAAAATATGCTAAATTGCTTACAGATAATCTTCCGGAAAAATTAAACTCTGTATATTTCGTTAATTCCGGCAGTGAAGCTGTTGAAGGAGCAATGAAGTTAGCAAAACGATATACCGGAAGACACGAAATTATTGCATTTAAAAATGCTTATCACGGGAGTACTCACGGAGCCTTGAGTTTAATGAATAACGAAGAATTGACGCAGGCCTTCAGGCCTTTGGTACCCTCAATTTCTTTTCTTAATTTTAATGATGTCTCTCAACTTCATAAAATAACAGAAAAGACAGCCGGAGTAATTATTGAAGCCATTCAAGCAGAAGGCGGTATTATTCCTGCAAAGCAAGAGTTCATGACAAAATTGAGAGAACGTTGCAATAAAACCGGAACTTTGTTAATAATTGATGAAATACAAACAGGATTCGGAAGAACCGGAAAACTTTTTGCTTTTGAACATTATAATATTGTTCCCGATATTATTGCTATTGCAAAGGGTATGGGCGGAGGAATGCCGATTGGTGCCTTTGTTGCGGATAAAGATGTATTGAATTCTCTTACTTACGAACCTACATTAGGGCACATTACTACATTTGGCGGGCATCCGGTTTCAGCAGTTGCTGCTTTGGCAAGTTTAGAAGTATTAACAGAAAATAACTTAATACAAGAAGCCAACAGAAAGGGCAAAATCTATATTGATGCTTTAAAAGATCATCCGAAAGTAAAATCCGTAAGAGGCAAAGGTTTATTTTTAGCTTTTGAACTTGCCGGTTCCGACGCTGTTGAGAAAGTTATTAATAAAGGTATAGAACTTGGATTTATAAGCGACCCGTTTTTATTTGACAACACCCGATTTAGAATTGCACCACCCTTGACTATTACTGATGATGAAATTTATGAATCAATTGGGTTGGTTAGAGAGGCTTTGGAATATATTTAA
- a CDS encoding RNA methyltransferase translates to MTKELINHLSTNVTTDRFELFKKIAEDRTDYVTVLLEDIYQSQNASAVLRTCDCFGIQNVHIVENENEYSINPDVTRGSSNWLNLHKYNSKKHNTEDAVNHLKEQGYRIIATTPHTDDVNLEDFNINKGKFVLMFGSEMPGLSDIAMKHADEYLKIPMYGFTESFNISVSAAIILHHLSYKLRQSDISYLLNENEKDELILTWLKQSIKKSDLIIKDYLSKK, encoded by the coding sequence ATGACAAAAGAACTTATAAATCATTTAAGCACAAATGTAACAACAGATCGATTTGAATTATTTAAAAAAATTGCAGAAGACAGGACTGATTATGTTACTGTTTTATTAGAAGATATTTATCAGTCGCAAAATGCAAGCGCTGTATTAAGAACTTGCGATTGTTTCGGAATACAAAATGTTCATATTGTAGAAAATGAAAATGAATACTCAATAAATCCGGATGTAACACGCGGTTCATCAAATTGGCTTAACCTACACAAATATAACAGCAAAAAACATAATACAGAAGATGCTGTAAATCATTTAAAAGAACAAGGTTACAGAATTATTGCAACTACACCTCATACAGACGATGTGAATTTGGAAGATTTTAATATAAATAAAGGAAAATTTGTATTAATGTTCGGATCTGAAATGCCCGGTTTATCGGATATTGCCATGAAACATGCTGATGAATATCTTAAAATACCTATGTACGGCTTTACGGAAAGTTTTAATATTTCTGTTTCAGCAGCAATTATACTACATCATTTATCATATAAATTAAGGCAATCAGATATTTCATATTTATTGAATGAAAATGAAAAAGATGAATTAATTTTAACATGGTTGAAACAATCAATAAAAAAATCAGATTTAATCATTAAAGATTACTTATCTAAAAAATAG
- a CDS encoding HU family DNA-binding protein, translated as MNKAELIDAMASGSGLTKADSRRALDAFVEATEGALKKGERVALVGFGSFAVNKRNARKGRNPQTGKEINIPSKNVIKFKAGSDLNKKVN; from the coding sequence ATGAACAAAGCAGAATTAATTGATGCTATGGCATCAGGTTCAGGATTAACAAAAGCTGATTCGAGAAGAGCTTTAGACGCATTTGTTGAAGCAACAGAAGGTGCTTTAAAAAAAGGTGAAAGAGTAGCATTGGTAGGATTTGGTTCTTTTGCAGTAAACAAAAGAAATGCAAGAAAAGGCAGAAATCCTCAAACAGGTAAAGAAATTAACATCCCGTCTAAAAACGTAATTAAGTTTAAAGCAGGAAGTGACTTAAACAAAAAAGTTAATTAA
- a CDS encoding DUF4065 domain-containing protein, producing the protein MKSPFAGGKALLKREKAEFTVRKEKVEIIYHYYLCEDTNERFTNDEIDTINYNQINNKYREKYSFPFPDEIKNIRNKYGLSAGKMAEVLGFGINMYRNYEAGEMPSASNAKLILLAKDPKQFKTLIERSSVFEGKSLEKILKTVNKKIEEERVYYFEMNLKKYLLGNLIPGKYSGYIKPSLKKLTEMVIFFSQELSPWKTSLNKLLFYSDFLNYKRTGYAISGANYRAINLGPVPINFDSIFEYMVNSKDIKIKYHVFETNFGEQFKSFKDRPFNPEIFTETELETLNIIANRFRKIKNTKEIINISHEEKAWLDNEKKKKLIDYKYSFDLIAV; encoded by the coding sequence ATGAAAAGTCCGTTTGCAGGAGGTAAAGCACTCCTAAAAAGAGAAAAAGCAGAATTTACCGTTCGAAAGGAAAAAGTTGAAATTATATATCATTATTATTTGTGTGAGGATACAAATGAGCGGTTTACAAATGATGAGATTGATACAATCAATTATAATCAGATTAATAACAAATACAGGGAAAAGTACTCTTTCCCTTTTCCTGATGAAATTAAAAACATCAGGAATAAATACGGATTAAGTGCCGGTAAAATGGCAGAAGTATTAGGTTTCGGAATTAATATGTATAGAAATTATGAAGCCGGAGAAATGCCAAGTGCATCAAACGCAAAATTAATTTTATTAGCAAAAGACCCCAAACAATTCAAAACACTAATAGAACGGAGTAGTGTATTTGAAGGGAAATCATTAGAAAAAATATTGAAAACTGTTAACAAAAAAATAGAAGAAGAACGGGTTTATTATTTTGAAATGAACCTAAAAAAATATTTACTCGGAAATCTTATACCCGGTAAATATAGCGGATATATAAAACCAAGCTTAAAAAAATTAACTGAAATGGTAATATTTTTCAGTCAAGAGCTAAGCCCTTGGAAGACATCTTTAAATAAGCTATTATTTTATTCAGATTTTTTGAATTATAAAAGAACCGGTTATGCAATAAGCGGAGCTAATTATAGAGCAATTAATTTAGGTCCGGTACCAATAAATTTTGATAGTATTTTTGAGTATATGGTTAATAGCAAAGATATAAAAATTAAATATCATGTTTTTGAAACAAATTTTGGTGAACAATTTAAATCATTTAAAGACAGACCTTTTAATCCGGAAATTTTTACTGAAACAGAATTAGAAACATTAAATATTATAGCCAACAGATTTAGAAAAATAAAAAACACAAAAGAAATTATAAATATAAGCCATGAAGAAAAAGCTTGGTTAGACAATGAAAAGAAAAAGAAATTGATTGATTATAAATACAGTTTTGATTTGATTGCTGTATAA